Below is a genomic region from Lonsdalea populi.
AAAATCTCGACGAAGCGGAAAGACTGGTGGAGCAGGCCCACAGCAAAAAGCTGACGCTGATGGTCAGCTTCAACCGCCGGTTTGCCCCGCTGTATCGCCAGCTGAAAGCCTGTTCGACCGACATGTCCTCGCTGCGTATGGATAAGCATCGCGGCGATAGCGTCGGTCCGAACGATGTGCGTTTTACCCTGCTGGACGACTATCTGCACGTAGTGGATACGGCGCTCTGGCTGGCGGAAGGGCAGGTCAACCTGCAGAGCGGCAATATCATCACGAACGAAAAAGACCAGATGATCTATGCGGAACACCATTTCACGCGTCAGGATCTACAGATAACCACCAGCATGCATCGTCAAGCCGGCGGTCAGCAGGAGTTCATCCAGGCCGTGTCGCGCGGCGCATTACTGCGCGTAACGGATATGCGGGAATGGTGCGAGAACCGCGGAGACGGCGTCGTTTTCCGGCCTGCGCCAGACTGGCAGAGCACGCTGGAACAGCGAGGGTTCGTCGGGTGTGCGCAACACTTCATCGACTGCGTTCAAAACCAAACCGCGCCGGAAACCTCCGGCGAACAGGCGTTGGTCGCGCAGCGCACGGTGGAAAAATTATTGCGCCGGCAGGCTTGATGGCCCAACGCGGCGCACGCGGGCGTGAGCGGAAAAGTGGGGCCGGGACGGCATCATCGCTAGCGTCGACGCCTCTTCGTCCGAGCCCGCCAGCCCGGCCCCGGCCAGACGTGTTGACGTACTTGAAATGCAGTGGGCGAACGCTTTCGCCATGCTAAACATCATAGGCTTAGGCCGCATAGGGATAAAAAAACGTCGTCGCCGTTTTCCATATCATCACGAGACCTAATAGTATCAGGATAACGCCCGGTAATTTCCTCAACAAAAATTCAATGCGCTCAGAATGAAGGCGTTTCGCTCGCGCCATGAGGCAGCAATAAAAAATATTAAAAAAAGTAGCGCCCAGGCAAAAAAGAGCGCCAAGAACAAGAATTAAATATTTAGGACTATCATGATGAATAAATTGTGGAAAAAACGACACAAAGAAAATGCCGACTTTAGGATTAAGCACGCTGACGATGAGGCCGTTAAAAAGGAAGGATCCTGATTTTACTGGATCCTTATCCTTACTCGACCCCTTAATATCGACGGCGGGGGATGAATATATTCCATACCCCATCCAGATAAGATAAACCGCGCCGGCTAATTGGATCACCGAGTAAAAAAGCGGCATCGAGACGATCAACGCCGTCACGCCGAGCCAGGTCAGCAGCACATAAAAAAAGTAGCCGACGGCCAAGCCCGCGGCAGAAAGGAATGCGGCTCGCCATCCGGAATGTTGAAAACTTCCGGCGACATAAACGACATCGGCACCGGGAATGGCATTAATCGTCAAGCTGGCGGTAAAAAACAATAACCAGTTAACATCCAGCATGAATCGCTTCCTCTTTCATATTCAAGAACCGTTGCTCTGAAATTTCTTGTTTTTCTGATGTAAAATCTTTTCTCATAAATAGCGGCCCTGGTTGCTGGTTCTGATGCAACAGAGCATCCGTTAAGGTGAATGTATTTTCCTTCGATAAATAGTCGTACATCAGCTGAAATGCTAATAAATAAGACTCCCCTTTTATCGCCCAGATGGACTCTTGCTCCCATAAATGACTGATTTTTTCGCTCCTGATGATAGGACCGGTGTCTATACCTGCGTCGATATAATGAATCGTCGCGCCTGCCGCATTTTCCAAGGCCTCCGGACTTTCCAGAGCGGCGATTTGCTCGATAGCATGCATTCCCCTGGCGAAGGGTAAAACGGCGGAGTGCGCATTAATGATCTTGTTGTTAAAAAAACCCAGCCAACACGGTTTCAGCATAATATCAAGAAACACCATCGCCCCGTCGGGTGAATGTTTTGATATCTGTTCCCGGTGCGTGTCCAAAAATCGTTCTGATAACGTCTTTGTATCGACAAGATATGCGGATGAAAGAGCATGTGACTGCGGCACGCCGTATTTCTTCGCGAGGTAAATTTCAGCTTGGCTTAATCCGCCATAGGCCTTTTTTAATAACGCAACATCGTCGTCGGTGATCCTTGCCCTCTTCGTCAGCTCGGCATGCACATTCGTTAACGTGGATTTATCCAGATTGCGCGCATTGCGTACAATCCACAGTATGTCTTCGTCTTTCAGTTTCTCGTGAAGAAAACTGGTATGAAAAAATGTTTCCGTTATACAAATTATCATTTTAACGCCTTCCCTATACATTCCATTCCGCCCAAGTCTCTTTGCGCGCGTTTTTTCTCTGTTGGTTGATTACTCTCTTCGCCTGCCTGGGCAGGCGCGCCCTTCCCTGATATCAGGATGCCTGCAACGCTCGCCATACCCGTTCCGGCGTGGCGGGGAGATCAAGCAGACGATGCGGCCGCCCGTCCCGATGGGCGACGGCATCTTGCAGCGCGCACCAGACGGACATGCCCAGCATAAACGGCGGTTCGCCGACGGCCTTGGAGCGGAAAACGGTTTCTGCGGCGTTGTCCGCATGAGGCAGTAGCTGCACGCGAAAATCATGGGGGATGTCCGCTACCGTCGGTATTTTATAGGTCGCGCCGGTGTCCGTGAGCAAACACCCCTGCTCGTTCCACACCAGTTCCTCGGTGGTTACCCAGCCCATGCCCTGCACGAACCCGCCCTCCACCTGCC
It encodes:
- a CDS encoding Gfo/Idh/MocA family protein, with protein sequence MKKLRIGVVGLGGIAQKAWLPVLSAATDWQLEGAFSPTREKALPICHAYRLPYISSLSELAKRCDAVFVHSSTRTHYAVVSELLRQGVHVCVDKPLAENLDEAERLVEQAHSKKLTLMVSFNRRFAPLYRQLKACSTDMSSLRMDKHRGDSVGPNDVRFTLLDDYLHVVDTALWLAEGQVNLQSGNIITNEKDQMIYAEHHFTRQDLQITTSMHRQAGGQQEFIQAVSRGALLRVTDMREWCENRGDGVVFRPAPDWQSTLEQRGFVGCAQHFIDCVQNQTAPETSGEQALVAQRTVEKLLRRQA
- a CDS encoding LysE family translocator, whose amino-acid sequence is MLDVNWLLFFTASLTINAIPGADVVYVAGSFQHSGWRAAFLSAAGLAVGYFFYVLLTWLGVTALIVSMPLFYSVIQLAGAVYLIWMGYGIYSSPAVDIKGSSKDKDPVKSGSFLFNGLIVSVLNPKVGIFFVSFFPQFIHHDSPKYLILVLGALFCLGATFFNIFYCCLMARAKRLHSERIEFLLRKLPGVILILLGLVMIWKTATTFFYPYAA
- a CDS encoding formyltransferase family protein, whose protein sequence is MYREGVKMIICITETFFHTSFLHEKLKDEDILWIVRNARNLDKSTLTNVHAELTKRARITDDDVALLKKAYGGLSQAEIYLAKKYGVPQSHALSSAYLVDTKTLSERFLDTHREQISKHSPDGAMVFLDIMLKPCWLGFFNNKIINAHSAVLPFARGMHAIEQIAALESPEALENAAGATIHYIDAGIDTGPIIRSEKISHLWEQESIWAIKGESYLLAFQLMYDYLSKENTFTLTDALLHQNQQPGPLFMRKDFTSEKQEISEQRFLNMKEEAIHAGC